From the Oleiharenicola lentus genome, one window contains:
- a CDS encoding ABC transporter ATP-binding protein: MTPVVQLDEIHKIYDSGEIPVHAVRGVTLTIQRGEFVAVMGASGSGKSTLMNVLGCLDRPTKGRYLLDGTDVSGLNRNQLADLRNQKLGFVFQGFNLLARTTARENVELPMLYGQHHLSSREIHQRALKSLDLVGLAKRADHFPNQLSGGQQQRVAIARALINEPQVLLADEPTGNLDSKTSVEIMGVFQKLNEQGITIVMVTHELDIAHYCKRNLIMRDGRLVSDVQVGNRLIATHEMAKLQAAEAEAKLTA, translated from the coding sequence ATGACACCTGTCGTCCAGCTCGACGAGATCCACAAGATCTACGACTCCGGCGAGATCCCCGTGCATGCGGTGCGCGGGGTCACGCTCACCATCCAGCGCGGGGAGTTCGTTGCCGTCATGGGCGCCAGCGGCTCCGGCAAGTCCACGCTCATGAACGTGCTCGGCTGTCTCGACCGGCCGACCAAGGGCCGCTACCTGCTCGATGGCACCGATGTTTCCGGCCTCAACCGCAACCAGCTCGCCGACCTGCGCAACCAGAAACTCGGTTTCGTGTTCCAAGGGTTCAACCTGCTCGCCCGCACCACCGCCCGCGAAAACGTCGAGCTGCCGATGCTCTACGGCCAGCACCACCTCTCCTCCCGTGAAATCCACCAACGCGCGCTGAAAAGCCTGGACCTGGTAGGCCTCGCCAAGCGTGCCGACCATTTCCCCAACCAGCTCTCCGGCGGTCAGCAACAGCGCGTGGCCATCGCCCGTGCCCTCATCAACGAGCCGCAGGTGCTCCTCGCCGACGAACCCACGGGCAACCTCGACTCCAAGACCTCCGTCGAGATCATGGGCGTGTTCCAGAAACTCAACGAGCAGGGCATCACCATCGTGATGGTCACGCACGAGCTCGACATCGCCCACTACTGCAAGCGCAACCTCATCATGCGCGACGGCCGCCTCGTGAGCGATGTGCAGGTCGGGAACCGCCTCATCGCCACCCACGAAATGGCCAAGCTCCAGGCCGCCGAGGCCGAGGCCAAGCTCACCGCCTGA
- a CDS encoding sigma-54-dependent transcriptional regulator, which translates to MAANDSAPHRILIADDQADVLEALRLLLKAEGYQIETVKSPAAVIKAVEARDFSLAMIDLNYTRDTTSGQEGLELLAKLQAVDPTLPVVVMTAWASVEIAVEAMRRGAKDFITKPWDNPRLVTIVKTQIELASAVRAYRRLEEENQILRGKGGPNLIAQSAAMRPVLEIISRVGPSDANILITGENGTGKGVVAQALHAVSVRAAKGFISVNMGGLPEGIFESELFGHVRGAFTDAKTDRAGRFELADGGSLFLDEIGNIPLSQQAKILRVLETGELERVGSSRTYRVNVRLISATNSDLQAEVAAGKFRQDLLFRLNTIHIHLPPLRERREDIALLAQHFLKGHVERYRKAITGFDDAAVEAMKDYAWPGNVRELDHAVERGVLMAQGKVVRAADLGLNAANTAPRLEDMSLEEVEAFLIKKTLARCDGNARKAAEELGLSRSAFYRRLERYKL; encoded by the coding sequence ATGGCCGCCAACGACTCCGCGCCCCACCGCATCCTGATTGCGGACGACCAAGCCGACGTGCTCGAAGCGCTCCGCCTCCTCTTGAAGGCCGAGGGTTACCAGATCGAGACCGTCAAGTCACCCGCCGCGGTGATCAAGGCCGTCGAGGCCCGCGACTTCTCGCTGGCCATGATCGACCTCAACTACACGCGCGACACCACGTCGGGCCAGGAAGGCCTCGAGTTGCTGGCCAAGTTACAGGCGGTGGACCCGACCCTGCCCGTCGTGGTCATGACGGCGTGGGCCAGCGTGGAGATCGCCGTGGAAGCCATGCGCCGCGGGGCGAAGGACTTCATCACGAAACCCTGGGACAACCCGCGCCTCGTCACCATCGTCAAGACCCAGATCGAGCTCGCCAGCGCCGTGCGCGCCTACCGCCGCCTCGAGGAGGAAAACCAGATTCTGCGCGGCAAGGGCGGGCCCAATCTCATCGCCCAGTCCGCCGCGATGCGGCCCGTCCTGGAGATCATTTCGCGCGTCGGCCCTTCCGACGCCAACATCCTCATCACCGGCGAAAACGGCACCGGCAAGGGCGTCGTCGCCCAGGCCCTGCACGCCGTGTCCGTGCGCGCGGCGAAGGGTTTCATTTCCGTCAACATGGGCGGCCTGCCCGAGGGTATCTTCGAGAGCGAACTCTTCGGCCATGTCCGCGGCGCGTTCACCGACGCCAAGACCGACCGCGCCGGCCGCTTCGAGCTGGCCGACGGCGGTTCCCTCTTCCTCGACGAGATCGGCAATATCCCGCTCAGCCAGCAGGCCAAGATCCTGCGCGTCCTTGAAACCGGCGAGCTTGAGCGCGTCGGCTCCTCGCGCACCTACCGCGTGAATGTTCGCCTTATTTCCGCCACCAACTCCGACCTCCAGGCCGAGGTCGCCGCGGGCAAGTTTCGCCAGGACCTCCTCTTCCGCCTCAACACGATTCACATCCACCTGCCGCCGCTGCGCGAGCGCCGCGAGGACATCGCCCTTCTTGCCCAGCATTTCCTCAAGGGCCACGTCGAACGCTACCGCAAGGCGATCACCGGCTTCGATGACGCGGCCGTTGAGGCAATGAAGGATTACGCCTGGCCGGGCAACGTCCGCGAACTCGACCACGCCGTCGAGCGCGGCGTGCTGATGGCGCAGGGCAAGGTCGTGCGCGCCGCCGACCTCGGCCTGAACGCCGCGAACACCGCCCCGCGCCTAGAGGACATGAGTCTCGAGGAGGTCGAGGCCTTCCTCATCAAGAAGACCCTCGCCCGCTGCGACGGCAACGCCCGGAAGGCCGCCGAGGAACTCGGCCTCAGCCGCAGCGCCTTCTACCGCCGCCTCGAGCGGTATAAGCTCTGA
- a CDS encoding sensor histidine kinase encodes MAHPRKRKISHENRVFLYTLLGGLPAVIVAMVLLLWFVPAADSKIKWTLGLLIFGFWLGYALAVRERVVRPLQTMANLLTALREGDFSTRARGANRDEPLGDVLAEINLLSGTLQEQRLGALEATALLRTVMEEIDVAIFAFDANETLRLVNRAGQELLAQPAERILGRPAQDLDMADCLAGEGTRVLSRTFPGGKGRWGMRRTLFREGGLPHSLVVIADLSQPLREEELRAWQRLVRVIGHELNNSLAPIKSIAGSLNTMLRRPQKADDWEDDLRGGLEIIEARAEGLNQFMQSYARLAKLPAPNKQPCEIGPLLRRVVALETRTNVQLDPGPELTVNVDTAQLEQVIINLVKNAVEAAPEPAHSAPPTCCVRVGWQKTPGAMEITVTDDGPGIANLQNLFVPFFTTKPSGSGIGLVLCRQIAENHGGSLALENRTDTHGCVARLRLPL; translated from the coding sequence ATGGCCCACCCCCGCAAACGCAAGATCAGCCACGAGAACCGCGTGTTCCTCTACACGCTGCTCGGCGGGCTGCCGGCCGTGATCGTGGCCATGGTGCTGCTGCTGTGGTTCGTCCCCGCGGCCGACAGCAAGATCAAGTGGACGCTCGGTCTGCTCATCTTCGGCTTTTGGCTCGGTTATGCGCTCGCCGTCCGCGAGCGCGTCGTGCGACCGCTTCAGACTATGGCCAATCTCCTCACGGCGCTCCGCGAGGGTGACTTCTCCACCCGGGCCCGCGGCGCCAACCGCGACGAACCGCTCGGCGACGTGCTCGCCGAAATCAACCTCCTCAGCGGGACGTTGCAGGAGCAACGCCTCGGCGCCCTCGAAGCCACCGCCCTCCTGCGCACCGTCATGGAGGAGATCGACGTCGCCATCTTCGCCTTCGATGCCAATGAGACGCTGCGCCTCGTCAACCGCGCCGGCCAGGAATTGCTGGCCCAGCCCGCCGAGCGCATCCTCGGCCGCCCGGCGCAGGATCTTGACATGGCCGACTGCCTGGCCGGCGAGGGCACGCGCGTGCTCAGCCGCACCTTCCCGGGCGGCAAGGGGCGCTGGGGCATGCGGCGCACCCTGTTTCGCGAAGGCGGTCTGCCGCACAGCCTCGTGGTCATTGCCGACCTCAGCCAGCCGCTGCGCGAGGAGGAATTGCGGGCCTGGCAGCGCCTCGTGCGTGTCATCGGCCACGAGCTCAACAACTCGCTCGCCCCCATCAAGTCGATCGCCGGCTCGCTCAACACGATGCTCCGCCGCCCGCAGAAGGCCGACGACTGGGAGGACGACCTGCGCGGCGGACTTGAGATCATCGAGGCGCGCGCCGAGGGATTGAACCAATTCATGCAGTCCTATGCCCGGCTCGCCAAGCTGCCCGCCCCCAACAAGCAGCCCTGCGAGATCGGTCCGCTCCTGCGGCGTGTGGTCGCATTGGAAACCCGGACCAACGTGCAACTCGATCCCGGTCCCGAGCTCACGGTCAACGTGGATACCGCGCAGCTGGAGCAAGTGATCATCAATCTCGTGAAGAACGCCGTCGAGGCCGCGCCCGAGCCGGCCCACTCCGCTCCGCCCACCTGCTGCGTGCGCGTCGGCTGGCAGAAGACGCCCGGGGCCATGGAAATCACCGTGACCGACGACGGCCCGGGCATCGCCAACCTGCAGAATCTCTTCGTCCCCTTCTTCACCACCAAGCCCAGCGGCTCCGGCATCGGCCTCGTGCTCTGCCGCCAGATCGCGGAGAACCACGGTGGCTCCCTCGCCCTCGAAAACCGCACCGACACGCACGGCTGCGTGGCGCGCTTGAGACTCCCCTTGTAG
- a CDS encoding ABC transporter permease, translating to MRFWNTIKIALRALRRSALRSVLTALGIIIGIAAVIAVVSIGNGAKSQVEASIASLGQNIVTVFPGNFTSGGVRGGWGTASSLTVEDAIAIQREVNGIAAVSPEMRDRSQVMANGLNWNTQVLGEDVTYLGIRTWSIAEGEMFTEADVHGATKVCVIGTSVVKQLFPDGDAIGRDIKIRNIPVKVVGVLASKGFNFFGQDQDDVVIIPYTTHLRRFSRRPNLNSILIQAQSPDVIAQVQNDVTDLLQQRRQGREPDFTVRSQQELAEAATANAKTMTFLLTIIAVISLIVGGIGIMNIMLVSVTERTREIGIRLAVGAHGRDVLLQFLIEAIILSLMGGALGVLLGIGASEIISNRNNWPVLLSTEWILIAFGVSAVIGITFGFFPAWKAAQLDPIDALRYE from the coding sequence ATGAGATTCTGGAACACCATCAAGATCGCCCTCCGCGCCCTGCGGCGCAGCGCCCTGCGCTCCGTGCTCACCGCGCTCGGCATCATCATCGGCATCGCCGCGGTCATCGCCGTGGTCAGCATCGGCAACGGGGCCAAGTCCCAGGTCGAAGCCTCCATCGCCAGCCTCGGCCAGAACATCGTCACGGTTTTCCCGGGCAACTTCACCTCCGGTGGCGTGCGCGGCGGCTGGGGCACCGCGAGTTCACTCACGGTCGAGGACGCCATTGCCATCCAGCGCGAGGTAAACGGCATCGCCGCCGTCAGTCCCGAGATGCGCGACCGCTCCCAGGTCATGGCCAACGGCCTCAACTGGAACACCCAGGTGCTCGGCGAAGATGTCACTTATCTCGGCATTCGCACTTGGAGCATCGCCGAGGGCGAGATGTTCACGGAAGCCGACGTCCACGGCGCCACCAAGGTCTGTGTGATCGGCACCTCGGTCGTGAAACAGCTTTTCCCCGACGGCGACGCCATCGGTCGCGATATCAAGATCCGCAACATCCCGGTCAAGGTCGTGGGGGTGCTCGCCTCCAAGGGATTCAATTTTTTTGGCCAGGATCAGGATGACGTCGTGATCATCCCTTACACCACCCACCTTCGTCGCTTCTCCCGCCGGCCCAATCTCAACTCCATCCTCATCCAGGCGCAGAGCCCGGATGTGATTGCACAGGTGCAGAATGATGTGACGGACCTGCTGCAGCAGCGTCGCCAGGGCCGCGAACCCGATTTCACGGTGCGCAGCCAGCAGGAACTGGCTGAGGCCGCCACGGCCAACGCCAAGACCATGACCTTTCTCCTGACGATAATCGCGGTCATCTCGCTGATCGTGGGTGGCATCGGCATCATGAACATCATGCTGGTGTCGGTAACCGAGCGAACGCGCGAGATCGGCATCCGTCTCGCCGTCGGCGCGCACGGCCGCGATGTGCTCCTGCAGTTTCTCATTGAGGCCATCATCCTCAGCCTCATGGGCGGGGCATTGGGCGTGCTCTTGGGCATCGGTGCCTCCGAAATCATATCCAACCGTAACAACTGGCCCGTGCTGCTTTCCACGGAATGGATCTTGATCGCCTTCGGCGTGAGCGCGGTCATCGGCATCACCTTCGGTTTTTTCCCCGCGTGGAAAGCCGCGCAGCTCGACCCGATCGACGCCCTGCGCTACGAGTAG
- a CDS encoding AMP nucleosidase gives METKQQIVANWLPRYTGVPLKQFGRYILLTNFDRYVELFANWHRVPVHGRHKPMLSATAGNITIINFGMGSATAATVMDLLSAINPKAVLFLGKCGGVKHRAKIGDLILPIAAIRGDGTSNDYFPPEVPALPAFALQKAISTTIRDHKRDYWTGTIYTTNRRVWEHDKTFKAYLKKIRAMAVDMETATIFVTGFANETPTGALLLVSDEPMTPEGVKTTASDKKVDDEHVIAHLRIGLDSLKQLINKGVTVKHLKF, from the coding sequence ATGGAGACCAAGCAACAAATCGTCGCGAACTGGCTGCCGCGCTACACGGGTGTGCCGCTCAAGCAGTTCGGCCGCTACATCCTGCTCACCAACTTCGACCGGTACGTCGAGCTCTTCGCCAACTGGCACCGCGTGCCGGTCCACGGCCGGCACAAGCCGATGCTTAGCGCCACCGCCGGCAACATCACGATCATCAATTTCGGCATGGGCAGCGCCACCGCTGCCACGGTCATGGACCTGCTCAGCGCGATCAACCCCAAGGCCGTGCTCTTCCTCGGCAAGTGCGGCGGCGTGAAGCACCGCGCCAAGATCGGTGACCTGATCCTGCCCATCGCGGCCATCCGCGGCGACGGCACGAGCAACGACTACTTCCCGCCCGAGGTGCCCGCGTTGCCGGCCTTTGCGCTCCAAAAAGCCATCTCCACCACCATCCGCGACCACAAACGCGACTACTGGACCGGCACGATCTACACCACCAACCGCCGGGTCTGGGAACACGACAAGACCTTCAAGGCCTACCTGAAGAAGATCCGTGCCATGGCCGTGGACATGGAAACAGCCACGATCTTCGTGACAGGTTTTGCCAACGAAACGCCGACCGGCGCGCTCCTGCTGGTGTCCGACGAACCGATGACGCCCGAGGGCGTGAAGACAACTGCCAGCGACAAGAAGGTGGACGACGAGCACGTCATCGCCCACCTGCGCATCGGCCTCGATTCCCTGAAGCAGCTCATCAACAAGGGCGTCACGGTAAAGCACCTGAAGTTTTGA
- a CDS encoding TonB-dependent receptor: MSAGLLAEEVQKLPDMQVARPVTKDVLVTLTDVPSGLDGDAGLVDLARRTAGFTVSDAGARGFGTITTLRGLGNTPFFGDSSAPVYLDDIPLATAATFPTGLFDFTSVAVHRGPQANTLFGRAADAGVIQFTSARPQSGTQSRASVTAGDHGLFAASATLLSAPTADTDVTAGFGYSQRDGYIRNTTLNQTVDDRESLSARVKFTHRPVAGTEVSLHLLGSRTRDGAQALVPLGGPFFAVQRGQEGRADTDFAAAALGFSRDLATGTLSSTTSYSNWELSPYSNRLVVFGGFDFDSVMTQTQRTFAEELRFVAANWSAGTFWSTARTRGSTDRIFSGFPIERSSFTTDADTLAVFGRGDFTVAEGWTLQPGLRAERAEKDFERIETIPGSTIIRRGEDWSALLPSLAATRKLDETTDLTLSLGRGFKAGGFSAFTGRADLAAFGPQRAWTAEAAYRTTDKENNVSYTARAYASRVTGYQIERSFAVPNSFTDEYLVVNADETRVLGFELESVWKPGADWTVQLAASVSRAELRDFTDPFTGTSYSGNQAPYAPTGNGALRVDYRPGTGFFAGAGVSWTGTTYYDEQESAMFAQRSYTLIEAEAGYAFARGEVRIFGRNLGDEEYYSAITPGVGHATPGAPLSWGVELSVGW, encoded by the coding sequence TTGTCCGCCGGTCTCCTCGCCGAGGAGGTGCAAAAACTGCCCGACATGCAGGTCGCTCGCCCCGTGACCAAGGATGTTTTGGTTACACTCACCGACGTGCCGTCCGGACTGGACGGCGACGCCGGGCTGGTGGACCTCGCGCGCCGCACGGCCGGCTTCACGGTCAGCGACGCCGGGGCCCGCGGCTTCGGCACGATCACGACCCTGCGCGGCCTGGGCAACACGCCGTTCTTCGGCGACTCGTCGGCCCCGGTCTATCTCGACGACATTCCGCTGGCCACCGCCGCCACTTTCCCGACCGGACTCTTTGACTTCACCTCCGTCGCCGTCCACCGCGGTCCGCAGGCCAACACGCTCTTCGGCCGCGCAGCCGATGCGGGCGTGATCCAGTTCACCTCCGCCCGCCCGCAGAGCGGGACCCAGTCGCGAGCGAGCGTCACCGCCGGTGACCATGGGCTGTTCGCCGCCAGCGCCACGCTGCTGAGCGCACCCACGGCCGACACGGACGTGACCGCCGGCTTCGGCTACAGCCAGCGCGACGGCTACATCCGCAACACCACGCTCAACCAGACCGTGGACGACCGCGAATCACTGTCCGCCCGCGTGAAGTTCACGCATCGTCCGGTTGCGGGCACCGAGGTCTCGCTCCACCTGCTCGGCTCACGCACCCGCGACGGCGCCCAAGCCCTCGTGCCCCTCGGCGGTCCGTTCTTCGCGGTGCAACGCGGCCAGGAAGGCCGGGCTGACACTGACTTCGCCGCGGCCGCCCTCGGCTTCAGCCGCGACCTCGCAACCGGCACGCTCAGCTCGACCACGAGTTATAGCAACTGGGAGCTGTCCCCCTACTCCAACCGGCTCGTGGTTTTTGGCGGATTCGATTTCGACTCGGTCATGACCCAGACGCAGCGCACTTTTGCCGAGGAACTGCGCTTCGTGGCCGCGAACTGGTCGGCCGGCACCTTCTGGTCCACCGCACGCACCCGCGGGTCCACCGACCGCATCTTCAGCGGTTTCCCGATTGAGCGGTCCTCCTTCACCACCGACGCCGATACGCTTGCCGTTTTCGGTCGCGGCGATTTTACCGTGGCGGAAGGCTGGACCCTCCAGCCCGGCCTGCGGGCCGAACGCGCGGAGAAAGACTTCGAGCGCATCGAAACCATCCCCGGCTCCACGATCATCCGACGCGGAGAAGACTGGTCCGCTCTACTGCCCAGCCTCGCCGCCACCCGCAAGCTGGACGAGACCACCGACCTGACGCTCTCGCTCGGGCGCGGCTTCAAGGCCGGCGGCTTTTCGGCCTTTACCGGACGCGCCGATCTTGCCGCCTTCGGCCCGCAGCGCGCCTGGACCGCCGAGGCCGCCTACCGCACGACGGACAAGGAGAACAACGTCAGCTACACGGCTCGCGCCTACGCCTCGCGCGTCACGGGCTACCAGATCGAACGCTCATTCGCCGTGCCCAATTCTTTCACCGACGAATACCTCGTGGTGAACGCCGACGAGACGCGCGTGCTTGGCTTCGAGCTGGAGTCCGTTTGGAAACCCGGTGCCGACTGGACCGTGCAGTTGGCCGCTTCGGTCAGCCGCGCCGAGCTGCGCGACTTCACCGACCCGTTCACCGGCACCAGCTACTCTGGCAACCAGGCCCCCTATGCCCCTACCGGCAACGGCGCGTTGCGGGTGGATTACCGGCCGGGAACCGGCTTTTTCGCGGGCGCGGGCGTATCTTGGACCGGCACAACCTACTACGACGAACAGGAGTCGGCCATGTTCGCGCAGCGGAGCTACACGCTCATCGAGGCCGAAGCCGGTTATGCGTTCGCCCGAGGCGAGGTGCGTATTTTTGGCCGGAACCTCGGCGATGAAGAATATTACAGTGCCATCACGCCTGGCGTCGGCCACGCCACGCCCGGCGCCCCGCTCAGCTGGGGCGTGGAGCTGAGCGTGGGGTGGTAG
- a CDS encoding efflux RND transporter periplasmic adaptor subunit — protein sequence MASSRVLLLTLGTLLAASAVGYYFYQKRTEAAAKPPVYNTAVIAKGSIRQAVTATGQLAPLLEVDVGSQISGLVIKLHADFNTQVKKDQILVEIDPATYQQRLRQAKADLASTQASNRLQQLNTERTRELFEKKLVTQQELDQAEAQLAQSNAQLLTREAAVENANVDLARCTIRSPIDGIVIAKQTEEGKTVAASLNAPVLFTIANDLAKMQITAAVAEADIGSVREGQAVTFTVDAFPNRSFNGRVSQVRNAAKTVSNVVTYDTIIDVDNRDLRLRPGMTANVSIIVASREDTLRLPNAALRVRLPEANGSTAPATPTAASAPASGAPSGPPAATAQGPRPAGGGEGGSGGGGGGRRGGGMFGPDATPEQREKMRALMTEVGITNFREASQEQRDQFRKLATERGLIQPEAAPGEVVVSTRTIYRLPGGDKSAKPEAVTIKVGITDGVASEIIEGLKEGDTIITGLQVTGPGGGAAPAPSNNPFGGGQRRF from the coding sequence ATGGCCTCATCCCGCGTTCTCCTCCTCACCCTCGGCACCCTGCTCGCAGCCTCCGCCGTGGGTTACTATTTCTACCAAAAGCGCACCGAGGCCGCCGCCAAGCCACCCGTATACAACACCGCCGTCATCGCCAAAGGCAGCATCCGCCAGGCCGTCACCGCCACCGGTCAACTCGCTCCTCTGCTCGAGGTGGACGTCGGCAGCCAAATCTCCGGCCTCGTCATTAAGCTGCACGCGGATTTCAACACCCAGGTCAAAAAGGACCAGATCCTAGTCGAAATCGACCCCGCCACCTACCAGCAGCGCCTTCGCCAGGCCAAGGCCGACCTGGCCTCCACTCAGGCCAGCAACCGTCTGCAACAGCTCAACACCGAGCGCACCCGCGAACTCTTCGAGAAGAAGCTGGTCACCCAACAGGAGCTGGACCAGGCCGAGGCCCAGCTCGCCCAGTCCAACGCCCAGCTGCTGACCCGCGAGGCCGCCGTCGAAAACGCCAACGTGGACCTCGCCCGCTGCACCATCCGCTCCCCCATCGACGGCATCGTCATCGCCAAGCAGACCGAGGAGGGCAAGACCGTCGCCGCCAGCCTCAACGCCCCGGTGCTCTTCACCATCGCCAACGACCTCGCCAAGATGCAGATCACCGCCGCCGTCGCCGAGGCCGACATCGGCTCGGTGCGCGAGGGACAAGCCGTGACCTTCACGGTGGACGCTTTTCCCAACCGGTCCTTCAACGGCCGCGTCTCCCAGGTGCGCAACGCCGCCAAGACCGTTTCCAATGTCGTGACCTACGACACCATTATTGACGTGGACAACCGCGACCTCCGGCTCCGCCCCGGCATGACGGCCAATGTATCCATCATCGTCGCCAGCCGCGAAGACACGCTCCGGCTGCCCAACGCCGCCCTGCGCGTGCGCCTGCCCGAGGCAAATGGATCCACCGCCCCTGCCACACCGACGGCCGCCAGCGCTCCGGCTTCCGGCGCACCGTCCGGCCCGCCCGCCGCAACCGCCCAGGGCCCGCGCCCAGCTGGCGGCGGTGAAGGCGGCTCCGGTGGTGGAGGCGGTGGCCGCCGGGGTGGTGGCATGTTCGGACCTGATGCCACACCCGAGCAGCGCGAAAAGATGCGTGCGCTCATGACCGAGGTCGGCATCACCAATTTCCGCGAGGCCAGCCAGGAGCAGCGCGACCAGTTCCGCAAACTCGCCACCGAGCGCGGCCTCATCCAGCCGGAGGCCGCTCCGGGCGAGGTTGTCGTCAGCACCCGCACCATTTACCGCCTGCCCGGCGGCGACAAATCCGCCAAACCCGAGGCCGTGACCATCAAGGTCGGCATCACCGATGGGGTTGCTTCCGAGATCATCGAGGGCCTCAAGGAAGGCGACACCATCATCACCGGTCTGCAGGTCACCGGCCCCGGCGGCGGCGCCGCGCCCGCTCCCTCCAACAATCCCTTCGGCGGCGGCCAGCGCCGGTTCTAA
- a CDS encoding energy transducer TonB, whose product MKNLTIVLLAIFVMQSGCSSFKPPQPLSSASEEPVRVANRVSIWGEFPSYETTGHYFRLDNRRHRMKGLNGRAVVDVLVNADGTIRNAALFESSGSPEVDALALRLYRKSRYSLRLAPGHPAPHVVRQEFTVRDHEREPRLRLEATNYGALGPNVTPPAFPESK is encoded by the coding sequence ATGAAGAATCTCACCATAGTCCTGCTCGCGATCTTTGTTATGCAGAGCGGCTGTTCCAGCTTCAAACCGCCGCAACCGCTGTCCTCCGCTTCCGAGGAGCCGGTTCGCGTTGCCAACCGTGTCTCCATTTGGGGTGAGTTTCCCAGCTACGAAACCACGGGGCACTACTTTCGGCTGGATAACCGTCGGCACCGAATGAAGGGCCTGAACGGCCGTGCCGTCGTAGATGTGCTCGTCAATGCCGACGGCACGATCCGCAATGCGGCTCTCTTTGAGTCCAGCGGCTCCCCCGAGGTGGATGCACTCGCCCTCCGGCTCTACAGAAAGTCCCGCTACAGCCTGCGCCTCGCCCCCGGTCATCCTGCTCCCCATGTCGTCCGGCAGGAGTTCACTGTCCGCGATCACGAACGCGAACCGCGCCTGCGCCTCGAAGCCACCAACTACGGCGCGCTGGGACCCAACGTCACGCCGCCCGCTTTCCCGGAAAGCAAGTGA
- a CDS encoding VanZ family protein: MPAVRRETVWPVVLAATITICSGYPAAVPEAGWFQPDKVGHFAAYGALATAIIRHPSLVRWPLLGLWWALPLASLYGLGDEFRQTLNFYRSFDLADWAADTAGAAVAVVLYLRWAWYRRLMETPVWKKRVSPKSNPSEAKLAGQIS, translated from the coding sequence ATGCCCGCTGTCCGTCGCGAGACCGTCTGGCCCGTCGTTTTGGCGGCGACGATCACGATTTGCTCGGGCTATCCGGCGGCGGTGCCGGAGGCAGGCTGGTTTCAGCCCGACAAGGTCGGCCATTTTGCGGCCTACGGGGCACTGGCCACGGCGATCATCCGGCATCCTTCGCTGGTCCGTTGGCCGCTGCTGGGGTTGTGGTGGGCCTTGCCGCTGGCTTCGCTCTACGGTTTGGGCGACGAGTTCCGGCAAACCCTGAACTTTTACCGCAGCTTTGACCTCGCCGACTGGGCTGCGGATACGGCAGGGGCCGCAGTGGCCGTGGTGCTTTACCTGCGTTGGGCGTGGTATCGCCGCCTCATGGAGACGCCCGTTTGGAAAAAACGGGTCTCACCCAAGAGCAATCCGTCCGAGGCGAAATTGGCCGGGCAGATATCTTGA
- a CDS encoding energy transducer TonB, whose protein sequence is MKQHALPLLALSLLLGACSSFRSPPPVAQRTVPPAVRTENKVTAFGEFPSYDPRGQYFKLYTQRREYEVGLKGRAVVDVIVNADGTVQDAVIFESSGDDDYDQMAIRLYKNSRYSLRLSPGDPAPYVVRKEFVTRRVVHTEGSRFLSDANKDTTPRPMGEGAKHWTDK, encoded by the coding sequence ATGAAACAGCATGCCCTGCCCCTCCTCGCGTTGAGTCTTCTGCTCGGCGCCTGCTCCAGCTTCCGTTCCCCGCCCCCGGTGGCCCAACGGACCGTGCCTCCGGCCGTTCGGACCGAAAACAAGGTCACAGCATTCGGCGAGTTTCCCAGCTACGATCCCCGCGGACAGTATTTCAAACTCTACACTCAACGCAGGGAATATGAGGTCGGACTCAAGGGGAGGGCGGTGGTTGACGTGATCGTAAATGCCGACGGCACGGTCCAGGATGCTGTGATCTTTGAAAGCAGCGGCGACGACGATTACGACCAGATGGCAATCCGGCTCTACAAAAACTCCCGCTACAGCCTGCGCCTCTCACCCGGTGATCCGGCGCCCTACGTGGTCCGGAAGGAATTCGTGACCCGCAGGGTTGTCCACACCGAGGGCAGCCGGTTCCTAAGCGACGCGAACAAGGACACCACCCCGAGGCCGATGGGCGAGGGCGCGAAGCACTGGACCGACAAATAG